In Eucalyptus grandis isolate ANBG69807.140 chromosome 4, ASM1654582v1, whole genome shotgun sequence, the following proteins share a genomic window:
- the LOC108955132 gene encoding laccase-21-like — translation MDVLVTANQSPGRYYLAAQEFSSEDIDFTNFVHEVATAIIQYKGNFSLTSPPSYPNDTLPLYHDYSAAASFTQQLRSLASEEHPVDVPGNETTRMFITVSANHVACPDDSCYLETSAEFYTMDFPDLPPVMYNFTGDDLSTSLAEAAQGTSVKVLNYNETVEMVFQGTNLLDQSEYHPMHMHGYSFYVIGVGLGNFDNETDPQMYNLVDPSKVNTFGVPKRGWAAIRFRANNPGVWYWHCHINQHMSWGMSTAFIVKNGDMEETSMRPSPSYMPPCIASKDKPYGEIYQTLKSDI, via the exons ATGGATGTATTAGTTACGGCAAATCAATCTCCAGGAAGATATTATCTGGCCGCTCAAGAATTTTCGAGTGAAGACATCGATTTCACCAATTTTGTCCACGAAGTTGCTACTGCTATCATCCAGTATAAAGGGAATTTTAGTCTGACGTCACCACCAAGTTACCCAAATGACACACTACCACTTTATCATGACTACAGTGCTGCAGCGAGTTTCACACAACAGCTGAGAAGCTTGGCATCTGAAGAACATCCCGTGGACGTCCCTGGCAACGAGACGACGAGGATGTTCATCACAGTTTCGGCGAATCACGTGGCATGCCCAGATGATTCGTGTTATTTGG AAACATCAGCGGAGTTTTACACCATGGATTTTCCCGATCTTCCTCCCGTTATGTATAATTTCACGGGAGATGATTTGTCGACCAGTCTTGCCGAGGCTGCCCAAGGGACATCCGTGAAAGTTCTGAACTACAACGAAACTGTAGAGATGGTGTTTCAGGGGACTAATCTGTTGGACCAATCAGAATATCATCCGATGCACATGCATGGATATAGCTTTTATGTTATTGGAGTCGGCTTAGGAAATTTCGACAACGAGACCGATCCTCAAATGTACAATTTGGTTGACCCGTCTAAAGTCAATACATTTGGAGTTCCTAAAAGAGGGTGGGCTGCGATTAGATTCAGGGCAAATAATCCTG GTGTATGGTATTGGCATTGTCATATAAATCAACATATGAGCTGGGGAATGAGCACCGCTTTCATAGTGAAAAATGGGGACATGGAAGAGACGAGTATGAGGCCATCTCCTTCCTATATGCCTCCTTGCATCGCCTCCAAGGACAAACCATATGGCGAAATATATCAGACTTTAAAAAGTGACATCTAA
- the LOC120292916 gene encoding putative disease resistance protein RGA1: protein MAEAIIVGIAGKIVAYLVPQALDNVGMLWGVNRELEALGDTVSTLQSVLDHAEEQYHRSPQIKVWVDKLKEAFYDAQDMLEEFNIEAMQRELRGHNEMMKEVRTFFSSSNQLAFKMKMSYKLRAVRKRIEAIKADKGFHLDERPEREWRKREETHSFIREGDIIGREDDKKTIVEFLLNSNVQENVSILPIIGIGGLGKTALAQSVYNDKMVSKQFNLKMWVCVSDDFDMKKIVKNIIACAEKEESIDDAMERLQSKLRGAIDGKRYLLVLDDLWTTELETWLSLKTLLLGGARGSKILITTRLPLVAEITGTTPPHLLRSLSESASLKLLMQIACCKEEEIQNPDMLAIGKDIVGKCSGVPLAIRTIGSLLFKKSKLEWLRFKENELPDVSRREDGIMSILKLSYDHLPSHLKQCFAFCSLFPKNYKIKKQTLVNLWMAKGFIKQSNGPHHLEDIACGYFKDLLWSNFFQDYQENEETCKMHDLMHDLACLVVGTECWVTWDHPKHKLERTRHISHDSTSNFMGKLPISRLKASTLRTILLFTRDWRGEPTSEANLHRLIQSFKRLRILHLHAANVEKVPRSIGKLKYLTYLDLSYNKALKSLPNSITRLQNLQTLNLNYSSLEELPKGIRKLVSLRILNIDDCDKLYYMPCGLGQLSLLHRLNCFILPKYKAFTKNYCGLGELNRLNNIRGTLSIKNLDSVTNVVEESKAANLREKHSLEVLVLSWDIFNITDEAIITKRDEALLDGLRPSDNLQELIIDGYNGESFPMWMTELPNLVELKLAWCKRCKHFPQFGLSKLKRLDISGMNSLEYLLGECLESLTSLESLDIYYLPRLTSLPLSLWHLSKLVDLCITWCYELDLSKDESGNIILDFHGLQSLRSLRIGHLLKLESLPQWILQLRSLECLYISDCPNFKALSEQIEKCEELDLSKDESSNILDFHGCLQSLCSVTISHLPRLTSLPQWLLQAHNLVDLNIWYCDNLKDIPSRSRSFNHFGFSTSCVATR from the coding sequence ATGGCGGAAGCTATCATCGTCGGTATTGCTGGAAAGATCGTTGCTTATCTGGTTCCTCAAGCACTAGATAACGTTGGAATGTTATGGGGCGTCAATCGTGAACTCGAGGCGCTTGGGGACACTGTCTCCACTCTTCAGTCTGTACTAGACCATGCAGAAGAGCAATACCACCGGAGTCCCCAAATCAAAGTTTGGGTTGATAAATTGAAAGAAGCTTTCTATGATGCACAGGACATGCTTGAAGAATTCAATATAGAAGCTATGCAACGAGAACTAAGGGGCCACAATGAAATGATGAAGGAGGTAAGGACATTTTTCTCAAGTTCAAACCAACTTGCTTTTAAAATGAAGATGAGTTACAAACTAAGAGCCGTGAGGAAGAGAATAGAAGCCATTAAGGCTGATAAGGGATTCCACTTGGATGAGCGCCCCGAGAGAGagtggaggaagagagaagagacacATTCATTTATACGTGAGGGAGATATTATAGGGAGAGAAGATGATAAGAAGACGATTGTGGAATTTTTACTCAACTCAAACGTGCAAGAGAACGTTTCCATCCTTCCAATAATTGGTATTGGGGGGCTTGGAAAAACAGCTCTCGCTCAAAGCGTGTATAATGATAAGATGGTCAGTAAacaatttaacttaaaaatgTGGGTTTGTGTCTCTGATGACtttgacatgaaaaaaatagtgaaaaatatcATAGCTTGTGCAGAAAAGGAAGAATCAATTGATGATGCAATGGAACGATTGCAAAGTAAACTGAGGGGAGCAATTGATGGAAAGAGATATCTTTTAGTTTTAGATGATTTGTGGACTACAGAACTAGAAACATGGTTGAGCTTGAAAACTTTATTGTTGGGAGGTGCTAGAGGAAGCAAGATCCTTATAACTACACGCCTTCCTTTGGTTGCGGAGATCACCGGCACTACTCCGCCTCATCTTCTCAGGAGCTTATCTGAAAGTGCGTCTCTCAAATTACTAATGCAAATTGCTTGTTGTAAAGAAGAGGAGATACAAAATCCCGACATGCTAGCTATTGGTAAAGATATAGTAGGAAAGTGCTCTGGGGTTCCATTGGCTATTCGAACTATTGGGAGTTTACTCTTTAAGAAAAGTAAACTTGAATGGTTGCGATTCAAAGAAAATGAGCTCCCAGATGTGTCTAGAAGGGAAGACGGCATAATGTCAATTCTTAAGCTTAGTTATGACCATCTTCCTTCAcatttgaaacaatgttttgcgttttgttcattgtttcccaaaaattataagataaagAAGCAAACTTTGGTCAATCTTTGGATGGCGAAAGGATTTATCAAGCAATCAAATGGACCTCATCATTTAGAAGACATTGCTTGTGGATATTTCAAGGATCTTTTGTGGAGTAACTTCTTTCAAGACTATCAGGAAAATGAGGAGACTTgcaagatgcatgatttgatgcaTGATCTAGCTTGCTTAGTTGTAGGGACCGAGTGTTGGGTAACATGGGATCACCCAAAACACAAACTTGAAAGAACTCGTCATATATCTCATGATTCAACTTCTAATTTCATGGGTAAACTTCCAATCTCACGATTGAAAGCAAGCACACTAAGAACAATTTTGCTCTTCACAAGAGATTGGAGAGGGGAACCAACAAGTGAAGCAAATCTACACCGACTCATTCAAAGTTTCAAGAGGTTGCGCATCTTGCATCTGCATGCCGCAAATGTCGAGAAGGTGCCAAGGTCCATTGGTAAGTTGAAGTATCTCACGTATCTCGATCTCTCTTACAATAAAGCACTCAAAAGTCTTCCTAACTCTATTACGAGGTTGCAGAATTTGCAAACACTTAATCTTAACTATTCTAGCTTGGAAGAATTGCCAAAGGGTATAAGGAAGTTAGTTAGTCTTCGAATTCTAAACATAGATGATTGTGATAAACTTTATTATATGCCATGTGGATTAGGGCAATTGAGTTTGTTGCATAGGTTAAATTGCTTTATATTGCCCAAATATAAAGCTTTTACTAAGAATTATTGCGGACTTGGGGAGCTAAATAGGCTTAATAACATCCGGGGAAcactttccattaaaaatttgGATAGCGTGACAAATGTAGTAGAAGAATCCAAGGCTGCGAACCTGAGAGAGAAGCATTCTTTGGAAGTCTTGGTTCTTTCATGGGACATTTTCAATATTACTGACGAAGCAATAATTACAAAGAGAGATGAAGCACTATTAGATGGATTGAGGCCATCCGACAATCTGCAGGAGTTGATTATTGATGGATATAATGGTGAGAGTTTCCCGATGTGGATGACCGAGTTGCCCAATTTAGTTGAGTTAAAATTGGCGTGGTGCAAGAGATGTAAACATTTCCCCCAATTTGGCCTTAGTAAGTTGAAGCGTCTTGACATCTCTGGGATGAACTCTCTAGAATATTTGCTTGGGGAGTGTCTAGAAAGTCTCACCTCACTTGAATCTCTTGATATCTATTATCTTCCTCGGTTAACTTCCCTCCCACTTAGTTTGTGGCATCTATCGAAGCTTGTGGATCTCTGTATTACATGGTGTTACGAGCTCGATTTATCCAAAGATGAAAGCGGCAACATCATCTTGGATTTCCATGGACTTCAGAGTCTCCGGTCTCTACGAATTGGTCATCTTCTCAAACTAGAATCTCTCCCACAGTGGATTCTACAGCTCCGTAGTCTCGAGTGTCTCTATATTTCCGATTGCCCCAATTTTAAGGCATTATCAGAGCAAATCGAGAAATGTGAGGAGCTGGATTTATCCAAAGACGAAAGCAGCAACATCTTGGATTTCCATGGATGCCTTCAGAGTCTCTGCTCCGTGACAATCTCTCACCTTCCCAGACTGACATCTCTCCCACAGTGGCTTCTACAGGCCCACAATCTCGTGGATCTCAATATTTGGTATTGTGACAATTTGAAGGATATACCGAGCAGATCGAGGTCCTTCAATCACTTCGGATTCTCAACATCATGCGTTGCGACTCGTTGA